A single region of the Oenococcus kitaharae DSM 17330 genome encodes:
- a CDS encoding proline iminopeptidase-family hydrolase, whose translation MKHRTQILHLKNGFDLWGARFGNPDAKIKILALHGGPGDDANEFIPWADQLQEFGGLDAEIYAYEQLGSFHSESPDFSKQTEVDKYLTLDRYVQEVDEVRALFGLDNFYLIGHSWGGMLTYEYMLRPDFAKHLKAGIVFSMTDNIADYVDQINQERLDMFGEQEVAYMQSIEKSGDFADQRYHKDLVALYKAHLNRDPNYNPDQGMAMMAEPVYNHFQGNNEFVVTGAMKGWDVSQRLDEINLPVLLTFGEYDTMPIASAKKSLAHLKHGRLAVTKDGGHSHAQDHPAEFFKHLGAFIREVEVDNV comes from the coding sequence ATGAAACATCGAACACAGATTCTTCATTTGAAAAACGGTTTTGATCTCTGGGGTGCCCGTTTTGGCAATCCTGATGCAAAAATAAAGATTCTCGCGCTGCACGGCGGGCCTGGAGATGATGCCAACGAGTTCATTCCCTGGGCTGACCAGCTGCAGGAATTTGGCGGTTTGGATGCTGAAATCTATGCTTATGAACAATTAGGATCCTTTCACAGCGAATCACCAGATTTTTCCAAGCAGACAGAAGTTGATAAATATTTGACACTAGACCGGTATGTTCAGGAAGTTGATGAAGTCAGGGCACTTTTCGGCCTAGATAATTTTTATCTGATTGGCCATTCTTGGGGCGGGATGCTGACTTACGAGTACATGCTGCGTCCGGATTTTGCCAAACATTTAAAGGCTGGGATTGTGTTTTCCATGACGGATAACATTGCCGATTATGTCGACCAGATTAATCAGGAACGTTTGGACATGTTTGGTGAACAAGAAGTAGCTTACATGCAGAGCATCGAAAAATCCGGTGATTTTGCCGATCAGCGTTATCACAAGGATTTGGTGGCGCTGTATAAAGCCCATTTGAACCGTGATCCGAACTATAATCCGGATCAGGGGATGGCGATGATGGCTGAACCTGTTTACAATCACTTTCAAGGTAATAATGAGTTTGTCGTGACAGGTGCAATGAAGGGTTGGGATGTTTCTCAGCGCTTGGACGAGATTAATTTGCCCGTCTTATTGACTTTCGGCGAATACGATACAATGCCGATTGCTTCGGCAAAGAAATCGCTGGCACATCTCAAGCATGGCCGTCTGGCAGTGACAAAAGACGGTGGTCATTCGCATGCCCAAGATCATCCAGCAGAATTTTTTAAGCATTTAGGCGCATTTATCAGAGAGGTGGAGGTTGACAATGTCTGA
- the cydB gene encoding cytochrome d ubiquinol oxidase subunit II, translated as MTFLQILWFVVIGILFAGFIFFEGFDFGIGMATRFFAVDDQERQQVLRSVAPHWDGNEVWLITAGGAMFASFPLWYASLFSGYYILLFLILIALIFRGVSFEFGVHAQTKFERSTWLWANFIGCLFAPFLLGMMLTSMIQGVPMDAQGNVWAGFGVVVNWLSVVGGLAVTYLCFIHGLNYLSLKTKNDLHARAMNMADKLYWLVYPVLVLFALLAIFQTDFFARHVISSSVILIVIVLLTVWGHISARFGHSGHAFLASGLSLILIMAFIFNGIFPRVMIATQSKNDLLIHNASASPLTLDIMTGVLLVLLPIVLIYFAWSYWIQRRTKVDLANGSETY; from the coding sequence ATGACATTTTTACAAATTCTATGGTTTGTCGTGATCGGCATCCTGTTTGCGGGGTTTATCTTTTTTGAAGGCTTTGATTTCGGGATCGGGATGGCAACTCGCTTCTTCGCAGTGGATGACCAAGAACGCCAACAAGTTTTACGGTCGGTTGCGCCGCATTGGGATGGCAACGAAGTCTGGCTGATCACAGCCGGCGGAGCTATGTTTGCCTCTTTTCCACTATGGTATGCAAGCCTATTTTCAGGTTATTACATTCTCTTGTTTTTGATCTTGATCGCATTGATTTTCCGAGGCGTGTCCTTTGAGTTCGGCGTTCATGCACAGACAAAATTTGAACGGTCGACTTGGCTTTGGGCTAATTTTATCGGCTGCTTGTTTGCACCTTTTTTGCTGGGCATGATGCTGACTAGTATGATTCAAGGCGTCCCGATGGATGCACAAGGGAACGTCTGGGCTGGATTTGGTGTCGTCGTTAATTGGCTATCGGTCGTTGGCGGCTTAGCAGTGACATATTTGTGTTTTATCCATGGCCTGAATTATTTGAGTTTGAAAACGAAAAACGACCTGCATGCGCGTGCGATGAATATGGCGGATAAGCTGTACTGGCTGGTTTACCCGGTATTGGTACTTTTTGCCTTACTCGCTATTTTTCAAACTGATTTCTTTGCCCGCCATGTGATTAGCAGTAGCGTCATCCTAATTGTGATTGTGCTGCTGACGGTTTGGGGTCATATTAGCGCGCGTTTCGGTCATAGTGGGCATGCCTTTCTGGCCTCGGGTTTAAGTCTAATTTTGATTATGGCTTTTATATTTAACGGCATTTTCCCTCGGGTCATGATTGCAACGCAAAGCAAAAACGACCTCTTAATCCACAATGCTTCTGCGTCGCCATTAACGCTGGACATCATGACTGGTGTACTGCTTGTATTGCTGCCGATTGTTCTGATTTATTTCGCTTGGAGTTATTGGATTCAGCGTCGGACCAAGGTAGATTTGGCAAATGGGAGCGAGA
- a CDS encoding NAD(P)/FAD-dependent oxidoreductase, whose amino-acid sequence MKKIVVLGAGYAGLRTVKELIRLKADAQIVLVNKNDYHYESTQLHEIAAGTKEPDDITFKIMDVISPKVHFVKDEVLKIDRSKRQVQLKNSQAISYDYLVNCLGFESETFGIKGADEFGLPLIDVPSALAARKHLEKTLANYSKSQDENDLHIIVCGAGFTSIEYLGELVYRLPELIKKYDLPKDKIKIYCVEAGPKILPMLRPNLAKYAIDYLEKHGVEIHTNTPITEITANSVLSKDLSFTANTIIWTTGVKGSHVIADSGYQQHRNRVAVSTDLSLPDDTNEFVIGDVSAVPSPDGRFYPTTGQISIAEATLAAKNIVAKLQGKPTAPFVFNNLGTVCSLGPFNGVAELLLAGHWHLKGLKVAPLKRIVNDRSVLELAHFKTMLESK is encoded by the coding sequence ATGAAAAAAATTGTTGTCTTGGGTGCGGGCTATGCCGGATTACGTACGGTTAAAGAGTTGATACGGTTAAAGGCGGATGCCCAAATCGTTTTGGTAAACAAAAATGATTACCACTACGAATCAACACAATTGCACGAAATTGCGGCCGGTACAAAAGAACCTGATGATATTACCTTTAAAATTATGGATGTTATCAGTCCAAAAGTTCATTTTGTTAAGGACGAAGTACTGAAGATCGATCGTTCAAAACGGCAGGTTCAGCTAAAAAATTCTCAAGCCATCAGTTATGACTACCTGGTTAATTGTTTGGGATTTGAATCGGAGACTTTTGGCATTAAAGGGGCTGACGAATTTGGTTTGCCTTTGATCGATGTGCCATCAGCTTTAGCGGCTAGGAAACATCTTGAAAAGACGCTTGCCAACTACAGCAAAAGTCAGGATGAGAACGATTTACATATTATTGTCTGTGGTGCAGGCTTTACTTCAATTGAATATTTGGGTGAACTGGTCTATCGTCTGCCCGAACTAATTAAAAAATACGATTTGCCAAAGGACAAAATCAAGATTTATTGTGTTGAGGCCGGACCGAAGATTCTGCCTATGCTGCGTCCCAACCTTGCAAAATATGCGATTGATTACTTGGAAAAACACGGTGTTGAAATTCATACGAACACACCAATTACTGAGATTACGGCCAATAGTGTCTTAAGCAAGGATCTGAGTTTTACTGCTAACACCATTATCTGGACGACCGGTGTCAAGGGCAGCCACGTCATCGCCGATTCTGGCTACCAGCAGCACCGCAATCGTGTGGCTGTGTCGACTGATTTGTCATTGCCTGATGATACAAATGAGTTTGTGATCGGGGATGTTTCAGCTGTGCCAAGTCCCGATGGCCGTTTTTATCCGACTACTGGACAGATCTCGATTGCAGAAGCGACGCTTGCAGCTAAAAATATTGTGGCCAAGCTGCAGGGAAAACCAACAGCACCCTTTGTCTTCAATAATCTCGGTACTGTCTGCTCTTTGGGACCCTTCAACGGTGTTGCCGAACTGCTATTGGCCGGTCATTGGCACTTAAAGGGCCTAAAAGTCGCACCTTTGAAGCGCATTGTCAATGATCGCTCGGTACTGGAATTAGCACATTTTAAGACGATGCTGGAGAGCAAATAA
- a CDS encoding adenine phosphoribosyltransferase: MDIDLHDYIATTPDFPKKGIMFRDINPLIGNGPAYKQAIDQLINFASPLKPDIISGPEARGFVIGSPMAYEMGIGFVPARKYGKLPRKAVSSSYGLEYGHSELQMHVDAIKPGQRVFVVDDLLATGGTITATIDLIRQLGGIVVGCGFFIELEDLHGREKIMETENIPFIALLEY; encoded by the coding sequence ATGGATATTGATTTACATGATTATATTGCGACCACACCGGATTTTCCGAAAAAGGGGATAATGTTTCGCGACATCAATCCACTGATCGGTAACGGTCCTGCCTATAAGCAAGCAATTGATCAGCTGATTAATTTCGCCAGCCCCTTAAAACCGGATATTATTTCTGGTCCAGAAGCACGAGGATTCGTGATTGGATCTCCGATGGCCTACGAGATGGGCATTGGCTTTGTACCGGCTAGAAAATATGGCAAACTGCCGCGCAAAGCAGTTAGTTCCAGTTACGGATTGGAATATGGCCACAGCGAGCTGCAGATGCATGTTGACGCAATCAAACCGGGACAGAGAGTTTTCGTTGTCGATGATCTCTTGGCGACTGGTGGTACGATTACAGCTACGATTGACCTCATTAGACAATTAGGTGGCATCGTTGTCGGTTGCGGATTCTTTATTGAACTCGAAGATCTGCACGGCCGCGAAAAAATCATGGAAACAGAAAACATCCCGTTCATCGCTTTATTGGAATATTGA
- a CDS encoding serine hydrolase, with protein MAMNFSQISQEIEDILEGVSPTTNFSFYLAFEDKQFTYHANRTLPSASLIKLMIADFYMTHYSEQELTEQTTKLDSLIFGAGITSILQADNFSLADLITMMLSLSDNRAANTLIEFAGLAPLRDWISSRYPKTILARKFMDFKNSEDNLTNVYDLAAALTALMRFPLTKRALLNQQSLDKFEISFAESSDQRAKFYNKSGEDDGIDHDAILFEKGNQTATMILMTQYDSQQQSRLSIINLFSELGSLVWASLK; from the coding sequence ATGGCAATGAACTTTTCGCAAATCAGCCAGGAAATTGAAGATATTTTGGAAGGCGTCAGCCCGACGACCAATTTTTCTTTTTATTTGGCATTTGAAGATAAACAATTTACTTATCACGCTAACCGTACCCTGCCTAGTGCAAGCCTGATCAAACTCATGATTGCAGATTTTTACATGACACATTATTCTGAGCAGGAGTTGACCGAACAGACAACTAAATTAGATTCACTGATTTTTGGTGCAGGCATCACGTCGATTTTGCAGGCAGATAATTTTTCGCTAGCGGATTTAATCACGATGATGCTAAGCCTGTCGGATAATCGCGCAGCCAATACTTTAATCGAATTTGCCGGTCTCGCGCCATTGCGCGATTGGATTAGCAGTCGTTATCCGAAAACCATTCTAGCGAGAAAATTTATGGATTTTAAAAATTCCGAAGATAATTTGACAAACGTCTATGATCTAGCTGCTGCTTTGACTGCGCTGATGCGCTTTCCTTTGACCAAGCGTGCACTTTTAAATCAGCAGTCTTTGGATAAATTTGAAATATCTTTTGCTGAATCCAGTGACCAGCGAGCCAAGTTTTACAATAAAAGCGGTGAAGATGACGGCATTGACCACGATGCGATTTTGTTTGAAAAGGGCAATCAGACAGCCACAATGATTTTAATGACCCAGTATGATTCCCAGCAGCAGAGCCGCCTTAGCATTATTAATCTGTTTTCCGAACTGGGTTCTTTAGTCTGGGCATCATTAAAATAG
- a CDS encoding cytochrome ubiquinol oxidase subunit I, whose product MSYVLMNVISLSRFQFAMTTLFHFLYVPLSMGLGLIVAIMETAYVHTKKPVYLKMTKFWSKIFLLSFAVGVVTGIIQEFQFGMNWSNYSRFMGDIFGAPLAIEALLAFFLESTMLGVWMFTWDKFKPGLHALFMWLTWIGSVLSALWILAANSFMQHPTGFMINRVTGHVRLVNFWSVLANPQLWREFPHVVFASFTTGAMVVAGMAAFGLLWKQNHDFHIKSLRIALLVGLISSGLAVATGDMQTQFIIKDQPMKFAATEAVYKDTGSPAPWRVIALIDTKKKAVNPSIDVPYMLSLLSYHKLTGSVTGMNSVSRELHAKYDKKFGQNMDYYVPVKTLFWSFRVMAGGGMLVFLISLLGLFFSRAKKDLLSKSKWMLWVLGIMTFVPFVVNSCGWIITEMGRYPWVVYGLQTIADAVSPTSTVGALLFTNIVYFLLFSFIGAFMFYYARKTLIDGPDKEEDEDSAYAQPVDPLDKEVFNS is encoded by the coding sequence ATGTCTTATGTCCTCATGAATGTTATCTCGCTCTCACGTTTTCAATTCGCGATGACGACCTTATTTCATTTTTTGTACGTACCGCTTTCGATGGGTCTTGGGTTAATTGTTGCCATCATGGAGACGGCTTACGTCCACACTAAGAAACCCGTCTATTTAAAAATGACAAAGTTTTGGAGCAAAATTTTTCTTTTGAGTTTTGCTGTTGGCGTTGTCACAGGGATTATCCAGGAATTCCAGTTTGGGATGAACTGGTCCAATTATTCTCGTTTTATGGGCGATATTTTCGGCGCCCCACTCGCGATTGAAGCCTTATTGGCTTTCTTTTTGGAGTCGACGATGCTGGGTGTATGGATGTTTACTTGGGATAAATTCAAACCTGGCCTGCATGCCTTATTCATGTGGCTGACTTGGATCGGCTCTGTTTTGTCTGCTTTATGGATTTTGGCTGCCAATAGTTTTATGCAGCATCCGACCGGCTTTATGATTAATCGTGTGACTGGCCATGTTCGGCTGGTTAATTTTTGGTCGGTTCTGGCTAATCCACAGCTTTGGCGGGAATTTCCACATGTTGTTTTTGCCTCCTTCACGACTGGCGCAATGGTGGTCGCTGGCATGGCTGCCTTTGGCCTGCTTTGGAAACAGAATCATGATTTTCATATAAAATCCCTTCGAATTGCTTTGCTGGTCGGTTTGATTTCTTCTGGACTCGCCGTTGCCACGGGTGATATGCAGACGCAGTTTATTATTAAAGACCAGCCAATGAAGTTTGCTGCCACAGAAGCAGTTTACAAAGATACTGGCAGTCCCGCCCCTTGGCGGGTTATTGCCTTGATTGATACAAAGAAAAAAGCGGTCAACCCGTCGATTGATGTGCCATACATGCTTTCTTTGCTGTCGTATCACAAATTGACGGGTTCTGTGACCGGTATGAATTCGGTCAGCCGAGAGCTGCATGCTAAGTATGACAAAAAATTCGGTCAAAACATGGATTACTACGTCCCAGTGAAAACACTTTTCTGGAGTTTTCGTGTCATGGCCGGAGGCGGCATGCTGGTCTTTTTGATCAGTTTGCTAGGACTTTTCTTTAGCCGTGCCAAAAAAGATTTGTTGTCAAAAAGTAAATGGATGCTATGGGTTTTGGGCATCATGACTTTTGTGCCCTTTGTCGTTAACAGCTGCGGTTGGATTATTACGGAAATGGGCCGTTATCCATGGGTTGTATATGGGCTGCAGACAATTGCCGATGCCGTTTCACCAACAAGCACCGTAGGAGCCTTGCTCTTTACGAATATTGTTTATTTCCTGCTCTTTTCATTTATTGGTGCGTTTATGTTTTATTACGCAAGGAAAACGCTGATCGATGGGCCGGATAAAGAGGAAGATGAGGATAGCGCTTATGCGCAGCCAGTGGATCCGCTTGATAAGGAGGTTTTTAACTCATGA
- a CDS encoding dipeptide epimerase, translating into MKIIECKLAHYEVPLKTVFKTALHAQNKANGWIVRLKSDQNHEGYGEAIPSLRVTGDSDASIFGVLTQVIFPAIVQHDFENIGKFDDFVSKLLTGNTAAKNAVSQAALDLIIKDRQTSLQHFFGSPKTHITTDYTLSINDESSMAVQAEKLIRAGFSTLKIKLGDSPIQEEVAKLQQLAKEFPKVVFRVDANQAWNIAKSRQFDQLAAAANLPIACIEQPLPVGYEDGYADLTSSSHFPIILDESIHDFNDARKLRPGIDFTGYNVKLEKTAGISQAKALLDYSESLDLPIMVGCMIESNIGIAFAAAMASSYANVRFIDLDSALMFQTEIFKGWLTDEANGYRFNEQFVANDALRELPWQ; encoded by the coding sequence ATGAAGATCATTGAATGCAAACTTGCTCATTATGAAGTACCGTTAAAAACCGTTTTCAAAACTGCTCTGCATGCCCAGAACAAAGCTAACGGCTGGATTGTCCGATTAAAATCAGACCAAAACCACGAGGGTTATGGGGAGGCGATTCCTTCCTTGCGCGTGACAGGTGACAGCGATGCCAGTATTTTTGGTGTCTTAACGCAAGTTATTTTCCCAGCAATTGTGCAGCATGATTTTGAAAATATCGGCAAATTTGATGATTTCGTCAGCAAGCTGCTAACAGGCAATACAGCTGCTAAAAACGCAGTTAGTCAGGCGGCTTTGGACCTGATTATTAAAGACCGGCAGACGAGTTTGCAGCATTTTTTTGGCAGTCCGAAAACGCATATTACAACAGACTACACATTAAGTATTAATGATGAAAGCAGCATGGCAGTTCAAGCAGAAAAACTGATCAGGGCGGGTTTTTCGACTTTGAAAATAAAATTGGGCGATAGTCCGATTCAAGAAGAAGTTGCAAAGCTCCAGCAGCTGGCCAAGGAATTCCCCAAAGTTGTTTTTAGAGTTGATGCCAATCAAGCTTGGAATATCGCTAAATCGCGTCAATTTGATCAATTGGCTGCTGCGGCTAACTTACCGATTGCTTGTATTGAACAGCCTTTGCCGGTCGGCTATGAAGATGGCTACGCTGATCTAACCAGCAGCAGTCATTTTCCGATTATTTTAGATGAGTCGATTCATGATTTTAATGATGCCCGTAAATTACGTCCTGGGATTGATTTCACTGGTTATAACGTTAAATTGGAAAAAACCGCAGGTATTTCTCAAGCCAAGGCACTGCTGGATTATTCTGAATCGCTGGACCTGCCGATCATGGTCGGCTGCATGATTGAATCAAATATCGGCATTGCTTTTGCTGCAGCTATGGCGTCGTCCTATGCCAATGTCCGTTTTATTGATTTGGACTCTGCTCTGATGTTTCAGACGGAGATTTTTAAAGGCTGGCTGACAGATGAAGCCAATGGTTATCGTTTTAATGAGCAATTTGTGGCAAATGATGCTTTAAGGGAGCTGCCATGGCAATGA
- the pepV gene encoding dipeptidase PepV, with translation MSEMAFIEENHDAWLTDLKELLAINSIRDDQHADQAHPFGPGPKAALDKMLAFAKRDGFDRTGNVANKAGYIEIGPKDAKQTVGILIHVDVVPVDRELWDSDPFVPKIVGSRLYARGADDMKGSDMLVYYALKALKDQAGQFKNKVRLIIGTDEENDWDDMASYFAAEGRPDLGFSPDGDFIVENAEKGIAHLDLLSDSHSIQTDKNEPLLLSFQAGKASNIVPGVATADVLNLDAATVQIDFQKFLADQGITGSLTQEGTNSHFVLNGFSVHGSVPDEGKNAATYLALFLSQYSFEKTAARWLDFLGHVLHQDYFGEQLGIGVTTKDMGKTTLNAGIIDWQAGHQAAINLNLRYPVGFHEHEAARLVSDRFPWITAKAEGDGMAPHLLSSQDPVVTSLLRIYKEVTGKETHLNVSAGASFGRLMPRGVCYGTRFIGQSSTAHQKNEYFHLSNYEPAMKILIRSIKALAMLD, from the coding sequence ATGTCTGAAATGGCTTTTATTGAAGAAAATCATGATGCTTGGCTGACAGATTTAAAGGAACTATTAGCTATTAATTCAATTCGTGATGATCAGCACGCCGATCAGGCGCATCCTTTTGGCCCCGGCCCGAAAGCCGCACTAGATAAGATGCTCGCATTTGCTAAAAGAGATGGTTTTGATCGCACCGGCAATGTGGCAAACAAAGCTGGTTATATCGAAATCGGGCCAAAGGATGCCAAGCAAACTGTCGGAATTTTAATTCACGTGGACGTTGTCCCTGTTGACCGCGAATTATGGGATAGCGATCCTTTTGTGCCGAAAATTGTCGGTAGTCGTCTTTATGCCCGTGGCGCTGATGATATGAAGGGCTCGGACATGCTTGTTTATTATGCCTTAAAAGCCTTAAAGGATCAGGCTGGCCAATTTAAAAACAAAGTGCGTCTGATTATCGGCACGGACGAAGAAAACGACTGGGATGATATGGCCAGCTATTTTGCTGCTGAAGGCCGGCCGGATTTAGGTTTTTCACCAGATGGTGATTTTATTGTCGAGAATGCTGAAAAAGGCATAGCGCATTTGGATCTTTTGTCTGATAGCCACTCGATTCAGACAGACAAAAATGAACCGCTATTACTGTCTTTTCAAGCTGGTAAAGCATCTAATATCGTTCCAGGCGTTGCTACTGCTGATGTCCTTAATTTAGATGCGGCCACAGTGCAGATCGATTTTCAGAAATTCTTGGCTGATCAAGGTATCACTGGCAGTTTGACCCAAGAAGGAACAAACAGTCATTTTGTGTTAAACGGTTTTTCGGTACACGGTTCTGTGCCTGATGAGGGTAAAAACGCAGCAACATATTTGGCTTTGTTTCTTAGCCAATATTCGTTTGAAAAGACGGCGGCGCGCTGGCTGGATTTTCTCGGTCATGTCCTGCATCAGGATTATTTTGGCGAACAGCTGGGTATCGGGGTCACAACCAAAGACATGGGTAAGACCACTCTGAATGCCGGTATCATCGACTGGCAAGCCGGTCATCAAGCGGCCATTAACTTGAATTTGCGTTATCCGGTTGGCTTTCATGAACACGAGGCTGCCCGTCTGGTGTCCGACCGTTTTCCTTGGATCACTGCAAAAGCAGAAGGAGACGGTATGGCCCCGCATCTGTTATCAAGTCAAGATCCGGTCGTCACAAGCCTGCTTCGTATTTACAAAGAGGTGACTGGCAAAGAGACGCATCTAAATGTTTCGGCTGGTGCTTCTTTTGGCCGCCTGATGCCGCGAGGGGTTTGCTATGGGACGCGTTTTATCGGCCAATCATCGACTGCACATCAAAAAAATGAATATTTTCATCTGTCGAACTATGAGCCAGCCATGAAAATTCTGATTCGCTCCATCAAGGCCTTAGCCATGCTGGACTAA
- a CDS encoding M15 family metallopeptidase, producing the protein MPKIKIDLPQEAYLNNPFLRLVNRQHQLRSELVFDRFKIGRQSFDKGILDNLMHLISDAERHMFKITLVCGYKSIAQQKQRYDRQIRLLKKQGLTSIEAASELLQTMPEPGASEHHTGLAVDLIDKSFLDEMGGLSTASDQLSSQQWLIANCSKYGFILRFPKDKEAQTGVAYKSWHFRFVGIENARYMQALNLSLEELITLLKKEKRDKLTIPTQYNS; encoded by the coding sequence ATGCCAAAAATTAAAATTGATCTTCCGCAGGAAGCTTATTTAAATAATCCCTTTTTGAGACTTGTGAATCGCCAACATCAATTGCGGTCTGAGCTGGTTTTTGATCGTTTTAAAATCGGCCGACAATCTTTTGACAAGGGCATTTTAGACAATCTGATGCATTTGATCAGTGATGCAGAACGGCATATGTTTAAAATCACACTGGTCTGCGGCTACAAATCTATTGCCCAGCAAAAACAGCGGTATGATCGACAAATCAGACTTTTGAAAAAACAAGGATTAACAAGCATCGAGGCAGCATCCGAGCTTTTGCAAACAATGCCCGAGCCTGGTGCTTCTGAACACCATACGGGATTGGCAGTCGATTTGATCGATAAAAGCTTTCTCGATGAAATGGGCGGCCTATCGACAGCATCTGACCAGCTATCCTCGCAGCAGTGGCTGATCGCTAATTGCAGCAAGTATGGCTTTATTCTTCGCTTTCCAAAGGACAAAGAAGCTCAGACCGGTGTCGCATATAAATCTTGGCACTTTCGTTTTGTAGGGATTGAAAATGCTCGATATATGCAGGCATTAAATCTCAGTTTGGAAGAATTAATCACACTCTTAAAAAAGGAAAAAAGGGACAAATTAACGATCCCGACACAATATAACTCATGA